Proteins co-encoded in one Neodiprion lecontei isolate iyNeoLeco1 chromosome 3, iyNeoLeco1.1, whole genome shotgun sequence genomic window:
- the LOC107219938 gene encoding retinol-binding protein pinta codes for MALKMESCSIEELCPASEGGEKLLLELRHRLEEWLKFQPHLPQDIPKQILEYFVLGSKMSLEQAKQKLDMFYTLKKLVPEVLTNRDPRGSGLTRFHKMMRTVYLPKLTPEKYRVCIFQPFVDDYTDFNSSDDAKYALMIEEILMLDIEARSLGSIYVYDQSKITFALVSKYTPALVKKFEIIATKAYAKKIKGIHLINAAPLTDTLVALGKKALKPKLAARITVHQKGSYESLYQVIPKSILPKDYGGDELSIERLDELWRQKVDEKRDWFLDQDKIVVDEKLRPGPPMNADELFGFSGSFRKLDVD; via the exons ATGGCGTTGAAGATGGAATCATGCAGTATCGAAGAACTGTGTCCTGCCTCGGAGGGAGGTGAAAAACTATTACTTGAGCTGCGACACAGACTTGAAGAGTGGCTTAAGTTTCAACCGCATCTTCCTCAAG ATATTCCCAAGCAAATTCTGGAGTATTTCGTCCTCGGTTCGAAGATGAGCTTAGAACAAGCCAAGCAGAAACTGGACATGTTCTACACCCTGAAGAAGCTGGTACCGGAGGTACTTACAAACCGAGATCCGCGTGGTTCTGGCCTGACACGCTTCCACAAAATGAT GCGTACCGTCTATCTTCCAAAATTGACACCAGAAAAGTACAGAGTCTGCATTTTTCAACCCTTCGTTGACGACTATACCGACTTTAACTCCAGTGATGATGCTAA GTATGCTCTGATGATCGAAGAAATACTGATGCTGGACATCGAAGCCCGCAGTCTTGGAAGCATTTACGTATACGATCAATCAAAGATAACCTTTGCTTTGGTCTCTAAATATACTCCGgcattggtaaaaaaatttgaaataattgcaACG AAAGCTTACGCAAAAAAGATTAAAGGGATTCATTTGATCAACGCGGCACCCCTGACAGACACTCTGGTCGCCCTGGGTAAGAAAGCTTTGAAGCCAAAACTCGCTGCAAGG ATTACCGTTCACCAAAAAGGAAGCTACGAATCATTGTATCAGGTAATACCGAAGTCGATTCTACCCAAAGATTATGGTGGTGATGAACTATCCATAGAACGTCTCGATG AATTGTGGAGGCAGAAAGTTGACGAGAAACGTGACTGGTTCCTAGATCAGGATAAGATCGTGGTTGACGAAAAACTTCGTCCTGGGCCACCAATGAATGCCGACGAACTTTTCGGCTTCTCCGGATCTTTTCGGAAGCTGGACGTCGACTAG
- the LOC107219940 gene encoding uncharacterized protein LOC107219940, producing the protein MKSLLILQCLVGLRVVSGLQDETITMPDDDSNEEFIEALSDSSTQQKSSQSEHVNDKDVSHGTVQEDSGKKEVTTIHESDKTASHDEHNAKNGPHEKLVVIILGEEILLPVEEHAKDVHAEPVIPLEEYIEAIQDFYTNPIGEGSGTSHFTEAPEVIKNSSTLPAKQGTDNKTEAVEKKNSTSEKSKLSESAPMIAENDKVSQNGTVSSTKNDTQAPADHSSSKNNESVKDDHNKSESSSQIEVLTVIPLGSDGDDDTGDDSFAEDFKLYEDGTVSSLELLTEDHADLDVWPSDSLSSFEEYYNFDT; encoded by the exons ATGAAGAGTTTATTGATACTGCAGTGCTTGGTAGGCCTGAGAGTTGTGTCGGGTCTGCAAGATGAGACAATAACAATGCCCGATGATGATTCGAACGAAGAGTTCATCGAAGCGTTGAGTGATTCTTCTACGCAGCAAAAAAGTTCGCAGAGCGAACATGTAAACGATAAAGACGTCAGCCATGGCACAGTACAGGAAGAttctggaaaaaaagaagtcaCAACGATTCACGAATCTGACAAAACTGCATCGCACGATGAACACAATGCGAAAAACGGTCCTCATGAAAAGTTGGTGGTGATAATACTCGGCGAAGAGATCCTTCTGCCTGTAGAAGAACACGCTAAAGATGTGCACGCGGAACCGGTGATTCCGCTGGAAGAGTACATTGAGGCGATCCAAGACTTTTATACCAACCCAATCGGAGAAGGATCGGGAACCTCGCATTTCACTGAAGCTCCAGAAGTAATTAAAAACTCCAGTACGCTTCCAGCCAAACAGGGCACGGACAATAAGACTGAAGCAGtagagaaaaagaattctACGTCAGAGAAGAGCAAACTTTCAGAAAGTGCCCCCATGATTGCAG aAAATGACAAAGTGTCACAAAATGGCACGGTTTCATCTACGAAAAATGATACTCAGGCACCAGCTGATCACTCGTCTTCGAAGAACAATGAATCGGTTAAAGATGATCACAATAAGTCGGAAAGCAGTAGTCAGATCGAAGTATTGACTGTTATTCCTCTCGGTAGTGACGGTGATGATGACACTGGCGATGATTCATTTGCCGAGGATTTCAAGTTATACGAAGACGGGACCGTTTCAAGCCTAGAACTTTTAACCGAAGACCATGCTGATTTGGATGTTTGGCCGTCGGATAGTTTGTCCTCTTTTGAAGAATACTACAATTTCGACACTTAA
- the LOC107219937 gene encoding alpha-tocopherol transfer protein-like isoform X3, with translation MFDTPRKQLEWLILGSKMSLERAKQKLDMYYTIRRLVPELFMNRDPRDSGLTDLHDVTRYVILPKLTPENCRTCILQPTVNDVNKFDPWLLHKYMFMVGDIRMVEDRSVGDIFVYDLAMISLGHVMKLTPTLLKKCEVAASEAYATRIRGIHFINAPPFVDRIVTMVKSVLKPKLAARMHVHAVGDLESFHRLVPKSILPKDYGGSYSTMKEISDLLRKKVDDWRDWFLEQEKVFADERLRPGPAFDENDLFGFSGSFRKLAVD, from the exons ATGTTTG ATACGCCGAGGAAGCAACTGGAATGGCTTATTCTGGGCAGCAAGATGAGCCTGGAGAGAGCAAAGCAGAAACTGGACATGTATTACACGATCCGACGCCTGGTGCCGGAGCTATTCATGAACAGAGATCCACGAGATTCTGGTCTAACCGACTTGCACGATGTAAC GCGGTACGTGATTCTGCCGAAACTGACCCCTGAGAACTGCAGAACTTGCATTCTTCAACCCACCGTTAATGATGTTAATAAATTTGATCCCTGGCTGCTTCACAA ATACATGTTCATGGTCGGCGATATCCGGATGGTTGAAGATCGCAGTGTCGGTGACATATTCGTCTACGATCTTGCGATGATAAGTCTGGGTCACGTCATGAAGCTCACCCCCACCCTTCTCAAAAAGTGTGAAGTAGCAGCTTCG GAAGCCTACGCGACAAGGATAAGAGGCATTCACTTCATCAACGCTCCCCCTTTCGTCGATCGCATTGTTACCATGGTCAAGTCCGTGCTGAAACCTAAGCTCGCTGCTAGG ATGCACGTTCACGCTGTTGGCGATTTGGAATCATTCCATCGGTTGGTACCTAAATCAATACTACCCAAGGATTACGGTGGAAGCTACTCAACTATGAAAGAGATATCTG ATTTGTTGCGTAAGAAAGTGGACGATTGGCGGGACTGGTTTTTGGAGCAAGAAAAGGTTTTCGCGGACGAACGACTGCGCCCTGGTCCAGCTTTCGACGAGAACGACCTCTTCGGGTTTTCCGGATCATTTAGGAAGTTGGCTGTTGATTAG
- the LOC107219937 gene encoding alpha-tocopherol transfer protein-like isoform X2, translated as MENWRDWFLEQNAVQPSMIIAFWDFWHPSENWTSNTPRKQLEWLILGSKMSLERAKQKLDMYYTIRRLVPELFMNRDPRDSGLTDLHDVTRYVILPKLTPENCRTCILQPTVNDVNKFDPWLLHKYMFMVGDIRMVEDRSVGDIFVYDLAMISLGHVMKLTPTLLKKCEVAASEAYATRIRGIHFINAPPFVDRIVTMVKSVLKPKLAARMHVHAVGDLESFHRLVPKSILPKDYGGSYSTMKEISDLLRKKVDDWRDWFLEQEKVFADERLRPGPAFDENDLFGFSGSFRKLAVD; from the exons ATGGAAAACTGGCGTGACTGGTTCCTGGAGCAGAATGCGGTCCAGCCATCGATGATAATAGCCTTTTGGGATTTTTGGCATCCTTCCGAAAACTGGACATCGA ATACGCCGAGGAAGCAACTGGAATGGCTTATTCTGGGCAGCAAGATGAGCCTGGAGAGAGCAAAGCAGAAACTGGACATGTATTACACGATCCGACGCCTGGTGCCGGAGCTATTCATGAACAGAGATCCACGAGATTCTGGTCTAACCGACTTGCACGATGTAAC GCGGTACGTGATTCTGCCGAAACTGACCCCTGAGAACTGCAGAACTTGCATTCTTCAACCCACCGTTAATGATGTTAATAAATTTGATCCCTGGCTGCTTCACAA ATACATGTTCATGGTCGGCGATATCCGGATGGTTGAAGATCGCAGTGTCGGTGACATATTCGTCTACGATCTTGCGATGATAAGTCTGGGTCACGTCATGAAGCTCACCCCCACCCTTCTCAAAAAGTGTGAAGTAGCAGCTTCG GAAGCCTACGCGACAAGGATAAGAGGCATTCACTTCATCAACGCTCCCCCTTTCGTCGATCGCATTGTTACCATGGTCAAGTCCGTGCTGAAACCTAAGCTCGCTGCTAGG ATGCACGTTCACGCTGTTGGCGATTTGGAATCATTCCATCGGTTGGTACCTAAATCAATACTACCCAAGGATTACGGTGGAAGCTACTCAACTATGAAAGAGATATCTG ATTTGTTGCGTAAGAAAGTGGACGATTGGCGGGACTGGTTTTTGGAGCAAGAAAAGGTTTTCGCGGACGAACGACTGCGCCCTGGTCCAGCTTTCGACGAGAACGACCTCTTCGGGTTTTCCGGATCATTTAGGAAGTTGGCTGTTGATTAG
- the LOC107219937 gene encoding retinol-binding protein pinta isoform X1 — translation MSLTLEVCNMDELCVAMGGSETLLLDYCDKLQDWLKLQPHLPHDTPRKQLEWLILGSKMSLERAKQKLDMYYTIRRLVPELFMNRDPRDSGLTDLHDVTRYVILPKLTPENCRTCILQPTVNDVNKFDPWLLHKYMFMVGDIRMVEDRSVGDIFVYDLAMISLGHVMKLTPTLLKKCEVAASEAYATRIRGIHFINAPPFVDRIVTMVKSVLKPKLAARMHVHAVGDLESFHRLVPKSILPKDYGGSYSTMKEISDLLRKKVDDWRDWFLEQEKVFADERLRPGPAFDENDLFGFSGSFRKLAVD, via the exons ATGTCGCTGACTCTCGAAGTCTGTAACATGGACGAATTGTGCGTCGCGATGGGGGGAAGTGAAACATTGTTGCTCGATTATTGTGACAAACTTCAAGACTGGTTGAAATTGCAACCGCATCTTCCTCACG ATACGCCGAGGAAGCAACTGGAATGGCTTATTCTGGGCAGCAAGATGAGCCTGGAGAGAGCAAAGCAGAAACTGGACATGTATTACACGATCCGACGCCTGGTGCCGGAGCTATTCATGAACAGAGATCCACGAGATTCTGGTCTAACCGACTTGCACGATGTAAC GCGGTACGTGATTCTGCCGAAACTGACCCCTGAGAACTGCAGAACTTGCATTCTTCAACCCACCGTTAATGATGTTAATAAATTTGATCCCTGGCTGCTTCACAA ATACATGTTCATGGTCGGCGATATCCGGATGGTTGAAGATCGCAGTGTCGGTGACATATTCGTCTACGATCTTGCGATGATAAGTCTGGGTCACGTCATGAAGCTCACCCCCACCCTTCTCAAAAAGTGTGAAGTAGCAGCTTCG GAAGCCTACGCGACAAGGATAAGAGGCATTCACTTCATCAACGCTCCCCCTTTCGTCGATCGCATTGTTACCATGGTCAAGTCCGTGCTGAAACCTAAGCTCGCTGCTAGG ATGCACGTTCACGCTGTTGGCGATTTGGAATCATTCCATCGGTTGGTACCTAAATCAATACTACCCAAGGATTACGGTGGAAGCTACTCAACTATGAAAGAGATATCTG ATTTGTTGCGTAAGAAAGTGGACGATTGGCGGGACTGGTTTTTGGAGCAAGAAAAGGTTTTCGCGGACGAACGACTGCGCCCTGGTCCAGCTTTCGACGAGAACGACCTCTTCGGGTTTTCCGGATCATTTAGGAAGTTGGCTGTTGATTAG
- the LOC107219937 gene encoding alpha-tocopherol transfer protein-like isoform X4 codes for MAYSGQQDEPGESKAETGHVLHDPTPGAGAIHEQRSTRFWSNRLARCNKEIIACCRRYVILPKLTPENCRTCILQPTVNDVNKFDPWLLHKYMFMVGDIRMVEDRSVGDIFVYDLAMISLGHVMKLTPTLLKKCEVAASEAYATRIRGIHFINAPPFVDRIVTMVKSVLKPKLAARMHVHAVGDLESFHRLVPKSILPKDYGGSYSTMKEISDLLRKKVDDWRDWFLEQEKVFADERLRPGPAFDENDLFGFSGSFRKLAVD; via the exons ATGGCTTATTCTGGGCAGCAAGATGAGCCTGGAGAGAGCAAAGCAGAAACTGGACATGTATTACACGATCCGACGCCTGGTGCCGGAGCTATTCATGAACAGAGATCCACGAGATTCTGGTCTAACCGACTTGCACGATGTAAC AAGGAAATTATCGCTTGTTGCAGGCGGTACGTGATTCTGCCGAAACTGACCCCTGAGAACTGCAGAACTTGCATTCTTCAACCCACCGTTAATGATGTTAATAAATTTGATCCCTGGCTGCTTCACAA ATACATGTTCATGGTCGGCGATATCCGGATGGTTGAAGATCGCAGTGTCGGTGACATATTCGTCTACGATCTTGCGATGATAAGTCTGGGTCACGTCATGAAGCTCACCCCCACCCTTCTCAAAAAGTGTGAAGTAGCAGCTTCG GAAGCCTACGCGACAAGGATAAGAGGCATTCACTTCATCAACGCTCCCCCTTTCGTCGATCGCATTGTTACCATGGTCAAGTCCGTGCTGAAACCTAAGCTCGCTGCTAGG ATGCACGTTCACGCTGTTGGCGATTTGGAATCATTCCATCGGTTGGTACCTAAATCAATACTACCCAAGGATTACGGTGGAAGCTACTCAACTATGAAAGAGATATCTG ATTTGTTGCGTAAGAAAGTGGACGATTGGCGGGACTGGTTTTTGGAGCAAGAAAAGGTTTTCGCGGACGAACGACTGCGCCCTGGTCCAGCTTTCGACGAGAACGACCTCTTCGGGTTTTCCGGATCATTTAGGAAGTTGGCTGTTGATTAG